The following coding sequences are from one Nymphalis io chromosome 17, ilAglIoxx1.1, whole genome shotgun sequence window:
- the LOC126774741 gene encoding glutamate receptor ionotropic, NMDA 3A-like — protein MVYFDYNFYISTIVILMHISYTDANFQVENDENLKHYDVIKSAVEIANRNFEYRTATMVISHDVEETIINQFIKSYSGSVTLERNDKVPPKQVVILIESYLSLIRILGKLKPDLKGKTMLHSDAYFIIVVLSYPHRLRRIYSLLWSYYATNVVTVVTNKDKRIALFTYYPYKNHLSCQNLEPTLIGFWGERAVMEKDLFPDKMINMNGCPLYISTNKLYHPATEQKIPLEIIKRAIIRYLRDIMNFTPIISSRDFLSIDSDGAKNWSETLDDILTGTANISTCSISPGMDRVGILDYSVPYFRISLAWLAPPLAPGPIWWRLLSPLNGYLWLILLLVMLFVKAIPFTLNFKTVKMFCYRNFKHADKLHGVVIRIWAVLMGQPIRVEPRRFRDFYILSLWIWFTFVVRSAYQSVLIGALKSDVIVGKFVDLKDAYNNGYMFGGRAGVLAHFEHDTFIRENFEVIPEKDFENVFQEVLDGKKKFIIALSLEYVKAYCMSQGINENECGYILPDSIMKIPLVIWMGKNSAYMRPLSLWLIRLLESGLLEKDTVKMSSKTTLKVLEPSALNNKQVFSCILCLLLGYLVSAIVFIFEIIKFKSEKTGILKE, from the coding sequence ATGgtctattttgattataatttctatatatcGACAATTGTAATACTTATGCACATTAGTTATACTGATGCAAACTTCCAAGTAGAAAATGATGAAAATTTAAAGCATTACGATGTTATAAAAAGTGCAGTAGAAATCGCTAATAGGAATTTTGAATACCGAACAGCTACTATGGTTATATCACATGATGTAGAAGAAACTATTATAAACCAATTCATCAAGTCCTATAGTGGATCAGTCACTTTAGAGAGAAATGATAAAGTACCTCCGAAACAGGTAGTTATTTTAATCGAATCATATTTGTCACTTATAAGAATTCTCGGAAAATTAAAACCAGATCTAAAAGGAAAAACCATGCTCCACAGCGATGCGTATTTCATAATAGTTGTTCTCTCCTATCCACATAGACTTCGACGTATATATAGCCTTCTTTGGAGTTATTATGCTACGAATGTGGTAACCGTCGTCACTAATAAAGACAAACGGATagcattatttacttattacccATACAAAAATCATTTAAGCTGCCAAAATTTGGAACCTACTCTCATTGGTTTTTGGGGCGAGAGGGCAGTGATGGAAAAAGATCTATTTCCTGATAAGATGATTAACATGAACGGCTGTCCACTTTATAtatcaacaaataaattatatcatccAGCAACAGAGCAGAAAATTCCTTTAGAAATAATCAAAAGAGCTATTATACGGTACCTTAGGGACATAATGAATTTCACGCCCATAATTTCAAGCAGGGATTTTCTCAGTATTGACTCGGATGGAGCCAAGAATTGGTCTGAAACTTTAGATGACATCTTAACGGGTACCGCTAACATCTCAACTTGTAGCATTTCTCCAGGAATGGATAGAGTGGGCATATTAGACTACTCAGTACCATATTTTAGAATAAGTTTAGCATGGCTGGCTCCACCTCTAGCCCCAGGGCCCATTTGGTGGCGGCTGTTATCACCATTAAATGGATATTTATGGCTTATACTCTTACTCGTAATGCTCTTTGTTAAAGCTATACCGTTCACCTTGAACTTTAAAACTGTTAAGATGTTTTGCTATAGGAATTTTAAGCACGCAGATAAATTGCACGGTGTAGTTATAAGGATTTGGGCTGTTTTAATGGGTCAGCCGATTAGGGTTGAACCGAGACGGTTCAGAGATTTTTATATCCTGAGTCTTTGGATATGGTTTACATTTGTAGTGAGAAGTGCTTACCAAAGTGTTCTCATAGGAGCTCTCAAATCGGATGTTATTGTTGGTAAATTTGTTGATTTGAAAGATGCTTACAATAATGGATACATGTTTGGAGGTAGAGCAGGTGTATTAGCTCATTTCGAACATGATACCTTTATACGTGAAAACTTTGAAGTAATACCTGAGAAGGACTTTGAAAACGTTTTCCAAGAAGTTTTGGACggcaaaaaaaagtttattattgcCCTTTCACTGGAATACGTAAAGGCGTATTGCATGTCTCAAGggataaatgaaaatgaatgtgGTTACATCCTTCCTGATTCTATAATGAAAATTCCCTTAGTGATATGGATGGGGAAAAATTCTGCTTATATGAGACCATTATCTCTGTGGCTCATACGTCTTTTGGAAAGCGGCTTGTTAGAAAAAGATACTGTAAAGATGTCTAGTAAGACCACATTAAAAGTACTCGAGCCTAGTGCCTTGAATAATAAACAAGTATTTAGCTGCATTTTGTGCCTTTTACTTGGATATTTAGTATCGGCAATAGTATTCATATTtgagataattaaatttaaaagtgaaaaGACCGGAAtattgaaagaataa
- the LOC126774787 gene encoding meckelin-like: MITIAFAKNVVILFVLYFYVNGYKLPGSCKFGQFYEPSLMDCLDCPVNASLVTSADGFACTCEEHSVATSIARCKPCNITEVVSSDGTTCVPRRCQSSSGRIVCRKCPHDYILLTQNFDGSPMKEVQCVKCARGFKVFDNRCVKCEACLCKKHEIIVRGRCIPKKYILSRPKYTENQLHPNELLEIVKLEYFCTQQDYRACRTLASACVRNFYTSDLGGPCRLWIQPNLEKFKGLPVLTTDASKNSKPEISLDREKDIFKIATSMHTKTGGLEIFLDTNHQLNRCLPPINIKIGDDFSHDCPRNVTKLTDEDFGSTLELYLLSETNLDPLPIKLIKPNGYDIQRGKWSSKQFRIFFLFNRYKSTVTNTTNTVYLRTLLFRIRIERDSSTLGLRLQMSIEGHYAAKSPLTDIVTTSLRVEHEMPIAGVLRGLKICGGVFGSLMTLYALLQWRGVLRRGERCFVFVPLLSSYVADGLYFATLISTFHALVAEAGTLALTLPLSQAEEQVIEAVAYSVICLKVLKLFWINWNQCRCDIFFIDWSKYNPSVKDVFIQNKSKNWKETILAKEWMSKQTKRRVSPGFTAIITLFVLHFLEQTLILLTKSQGYKWVIASVAWWSCYTILLCIRILIDKFIKSSSIKLTKICSDLEFSLLVFEHEYYAHYVDGRNEDFIDLRASIHALQTCRVVCSPQLRNVYKKLTNSGDLDQNSNRALLSQFLSAFFERALDGLNWVASERTIFEKLFDVELVTREGGSTSVLLYDGDVTTPSCYAVTWWGEEWTLATFDSMLFGSIVIMTGNSVLAALITLITWQIMKSTRGFFGSLNVKNKIGLNN, encoded by the exons ATGATTACGATAGCGTTTGCTAAAAacgttgttattttatttgttttatatttttatgtcaatgGTTATAAATTGCCAGGAAGTTGTAAGTTTGGTCAGTTTTATGAGCCAAGTTTGATGGATTGCTTGGATTGCCCCGTTAACGCATCATTAGTCACATCAGCTGAtg GTTTCGCGTGTACCTGTGAGGAGCACAGTGTAGCGACAAGTATTGCCCGTTGTAAGCCATGTAACATCACCGAAGTCGTTTCGTCTGATGGAACTACTTGTGTTCCTCGAAGATGTCAAAGTTCTTCGGGTCGGATAGTTTGCAGAAAGTGTCCACatgattacatattat tgACACAAAATTTCGATGGCTCTCCAATGAAAGAAGTCCAGTGTGTTAAGTGTGCTCGTGGCTTCAAAGTTTTTGATAATCGTTGTGTCAAATGTGAGGCTTGTTTGTGTAAAAAGCATGAAATTATCGTTAGAGGAAGGTGTATaccgaaaaaatatattctaagccGACCTAAATACACTGAAAATCAGCTTCATCCGAATGAACTATTAGAGATAGTGAAGTTGGAATATTTTTGTACG CAACAAGACTATAGGGCGTGTCGTACTTTAGCGAGCGCTTGCGTTCGTAATTTCTATACATCGGATCTCGGAGGACCCTGTAGACTTTGGATACAACCTaatttagaaaaatttaaag ggCTGCCCGTGCTTACGACAGATGCTTCGAAAAACAGTAAGCCAGAAATCTCTTTAGACCGAGAAAaa gatatttttaaaatagcaacTAGTATGCACACTAAGACTGGAGGgctagaaatatttttagacaCAAATCATCAACTAAATAGATGTCTTCCGCCAATCAACATTAAAATTGGCGACGATTTTTC tcatgACTGTCCAAGAAATGTAACTAAACTTACAGACGAAGATTTTGGAAGTACACTTGAATTATATCTCTTGTCTGAAACGAACTTAGATCCACTTCCAATTAAACTAATAAAACCCAACGGTTACGATATTCAG agAGGAAAATGGTCTTCGAAacaatttagaatttttttccttttcaatAGATATAAGTCCACAGTTACAAATACCACTAACACGGTTTATCTACGAACCCTGCTCTTTCGAATAAG GATAGAACGCGATTCATCTACGCTAGGTCTACGTTTGCAAATGTCTATCGAAGGTCATTACGCTGCAAAATCACCTTTGACAGATATAGTCACGACATCCCTCAGAGTTGAACATGAAATGCCCATCGCTGGAGTCCTGAGAGGTTTGAAA atatgcGGGGGAGTTTTTGGCTCATTGATGACATTGTACGCTTTATTGCAATGGCGGGGAGTCCTGAGGCGGGGAGAGCGGTGTTTTGTTTTTGTGCCTTTGCTGTCGAGTTATGTTGCCGATGGTCTTTATTTC GCGACATTAATCTCGACTTTCCACGCGCTGGTAGCGGAAGCAGGGACGCTCGCACTCACTCTACCGTTGTCTCAAGCCGAGGAACAAGTAATAGAAGCGGTGGCTTATAGCGTCATTTGTTTAAAG GTTCTTAAACTATTTTGGATAAATTGGAACCAATGTCGGTGTGATATATTCTTCATAGACTGGTCGAAATATAATCCTTCTGTAaaag atgtatttattcaaaataagtcAAAAAATTGGAAAGAAACCATCTTGGCTAAGGAATGGAtgtcaaaacaaacaaaacgaaGAGTCTCACCCGGCTTCACTGCTATCATCACTTTATTCGTTTTACAT tttttagaaCAAACTTTAATTCTTTTGACAAAGAGCCAAGGATACAAATGGGTTATTGCGTCCGTAGCTTGGTGGAGTTGTTATACAATACTCCTATGtattagaattttaatagataaatttattaaatcttcTTCAATCAAGTTGACGAAAATATGTTCTGATTTGGAATTCTCGTTATTGGTATTTGAACATGAGTATTATGCGCATTACGTGGATGGAAG AAATGAAGATTTTATTGACCTTAGGGCGAGCATTCACGCATTACAAACATGTCGTGTCGTTTGTTCGCCTCAGTTGAG GAATGTGTATAAAAAGCTGACAAATAGTG gtgATCTTGACCAGAATTCGAACCGTGCACTCCTGTCTCAATTTTTGAGTGCATTTTTTGAAAga GCGTTAGATGGTTTAAACTGGGTGGCCAGTGAGAGAACAATATTTGAGAAATTATTTGACGTTGAACTTGTGACAAGAGAGGGAGGCAGTACTAGTGTATTGCTATACGACGGCGACGTTACAACGCCGTCTTGTTATGCCGTCACAtg GTGGGGAGAAGAATGGACGCTGGCAACATTCGATTCTATGTTATTTGGCAGTATTGTGATAATGACCGGAAATTCAGTTTTAGCCgcgttaattacattaataacgtGGCAA ATTATGAAATCAACTCGAGGTTTCTTCGGAAgtttgaatgtaaaaaataaaatcggtttaaataattaa
- the LOC126774788 gene encoding transitional endoplasmic reticulum ATPase TER94, which yields MADNKSPDDLSTAILRRKDRPNRLIVEEAVSDDNSVVALSQAKMEQLQLFRGDTVLLKGKRRKETVCIVLSDDNCPDEKIRMNRVVRNNLRVRLSDVVSIAPCPSVKYGKRVHILPIDDSVEGLTGNLFEVYLKPYFMEAYRPIHRDDTFMVRGGMRAVEFKVVETDPAPYCIVAPDTVIHCEGEPIKREEEEEALNAVGYDDIGGCRKQLAQIKEMVELPLRHPSLFKAIGVKPPRGILMYGPPGTGKTLIARAVANETGAFFFLINGPEIMSKLAGESESNLRKAFEEADKNSPAIIFIDELDAIAPKREKTHGEVERRIVSQLLTLMDGMKKSSHVIVMAATNRPNSIDPALRRFGRFDREIDIGIPDATGRLEILRIHTKNMKLGDDVDLEQIAAESHGHVGADLASLCSEAALQQIREKMDLIDLEDDQIDAEVLNSLAVSMDNFRYAMTKSSPSALRETVVEVPNVSWTDIGGLQNVKRELQELVQYPVEHPDKFLKFGMQPSRGVLFYGPPGCGKTLLAKAIANECQANFISVKGPELLTMWFGESEANVRDIFDKARSASPCVLFFDELDSIAKSRGGSVSDAGGAADRVINQILTEMDGMGAKKNVFIIGATNRPDIIDPAILRPGRLDQLIYIPLPDEKSREAILRANLRKSPIAKDVDLSYIAKVTQGFSGADLTEICQRACKLAIRQAIEAEIHRERARQQQQAAAVMDMDEEDPVPEISRAHFEEAMKFARRSVSDNDIRKYEMFAQTLQQSRGFGTNFRFPTSGAAAGGTGTSGGDQPTFQEEGGDDDLYS from the exons ATGGCAGATAATAAGAG CCCCGATGATCTTTCCACCGCGATCTTGCGCCGTAAAGACAGACCAAATCGCCTGATCGTGGAAGAAGCTGTAAGCGATGACAACTCTGTGGTTGCGTTATCACAG GCTAAAATGGAACAACTACAGTTATTCCGTGGAGACACTGTATTACTCAAGGGTAAACGCCGCAAAGAAACTGTCTGCATTGTACTCTCAGATGATAACTGTCCTGATGAAAAGATCCGTATGAACCGTGTTGTTAGGAACAATCTCCGTGTACGGCTCTCTGATGTTGTTTCCATTGCTCCTTGCCCCTCAGTTAAATATGGCAAACGAGTCCATATATTACCTATTGATGATTCAGTTGAAGGTTTGACTGG aaACCTATTTGAAGTGTACCTGAAGCCGTACTTCATGGAAGCATATCGGCCCATTCATCGTGATGACACCTTTATGGTTCGAGGTGGTATGCGTGCTGTTGAGTTCAAAGTAGTGGAGACAGATCCCGCTCCATACTGTATTGTAGCACCAGACACAGTTATTCACTGTGAGGGAGAACCAATTAAGCGAGAA gaaGAAGAAGAAGCCTTAAATGCAGTGGGTTATGACGATATTGGCGGTTGTCGTAAGCAGCTAGCTCAGATTAAGGAGATGGTGGAACTGCCTCTGCGGCATCCATCACTTTTCAAGGCCATCGGTGTGAAGCCCCCGCGTGGTATCCTTATGTATGGACCTCCGGGAACTGGTAAAACACTAATTGCTCGTGCTGTTGCGAATGAAACag GTGCATTTTTCTTCCTGATCAACGGTCCAGAAATCATGTCGAAATTGGCCGGAGAATCTGAATCGAACTTGCGTAAAGCTTTCGAAGAAGCAGACAAAAATTCTCCGGCCATTATCTTTATCGATGAACTGGACGCCATCGCGCCCAAACGTGAGAAGACGCACGGTGAGGTCGAGCGCCGGATTGTGTCGCAGCTGCTCACTCTTATGGACG GTATGAAGAAGTCATCCCACGTGATAGTAATGGCAGCTACTAACCGGCCGAACTCCATCGATCCCGCTCTCCGTCGGTTCGGTCGTTTTGACCGCgagatagacattggcatcccGGACGCCACCGGACGTCTTGAGATTCTACGCATACACACAAAGAATATGAAGCTTGGGGATGATGTCGATCTAGAACAG ATCGCAGCCGAGTCTCACGGTCACGTTGGCGCGGATCTCGCGTCGCTGTGTTCGGAGGCTGCTCTGCAACAGATCCGTGAGAAGATGGACCTCATAGACCTCGAGGACGATCAGATAGACGCAGAGGTTCTCAACTCGCTTGCCGTCTCCATGGACAACTTCCGT TATGCGATGACAAAGTCGTCGCCATCGGCGCTCCGTGAGACGGTCGTGGAGGTGCCAAACGTGTCGTGGACGGATATCGGTGGGCTGCAAAACGTGAAGCGGGAGCTGCAGGAGCTGGTGCAGTATCCAGTGGAACATCCCGACAAGTTCCTTAAGTTTGGCATGCAACCATCTCGGGGTGTGCTTTTCTACGGACCACCAGGTTGCG GTAAGACACTGTTGGCTAAGGCGATCGCTAATGAATGCCAGGCTAATTTCATTTCGGTGAAGGGACCAGAGTTACTCACCATGTGGTTTGGTGAATCTGAAGCTAATGTTCGAGATATCTTCGATaag GCTCGCTCGGCGTCTCCCTGCGTGCTGTTCTTCGACGAGTTGGATTCCATCGCGAAGTCTCGCGGCGGGTCAGTGTCGGACGCCGGCGGCGCCGCCGACCGCGTCATCAACCAGATCCTCACCGAGATGGACGGCATGGGTGCCAAGAAGAACGTCTTCattattg GTGCCACAAATCGTCCGGACATCATTGACCCTGCAATTCTGCGACCCGGCCGTTTGGACCAGCTCATCTACATCCCACTTCCAGATGAGAAATCTCGTGAGGCTATCCTCCGCGCCAACCTTCGCAAGTCGCCTATTGCTAAGGACGTTGATTTATCTTACATCGCAAAG GTCACACAAGGATTCAGCGGTGCCGACTTGACAGAGATCTGCCAGCGCGCGTGCAAGCTCGCCATCCGACAGGCCATCGAGGCCGAGATACACCGCGAACGAGCGCGCCAGCAGCAGCAGGCCGCCGCCGTCATGGAT ATGGACGAAGAAGACCCCGTGCCGGAGATCAGTCGCGCTCACTTCGAGGAGGCGATGAAGTTCGCGCGCCGCTCCGTGTCCGACAACGACATCCGCAAGTACGAGATGTTCGCGCAGACGCTGCAGCAGTCGCGCGGGTTCGGCACCAACTTCAGGTTCCCGACGagcggcgcggcggcgggcggcaCAGGCACGTCGGGCGGCGACCAGCCCACCTTCCAGGAGGAAGGAGGCGACGACGACCTGTACAGCTAA
- the LOC126774789 gene encoding uncharacterized protein LOC126774789, which translates to MSKLNENYYLRKYYLKNEQVPTQSVMKNKMSPMLANVYFKSMTSKLKVLAGLEPPMKGGGSDWYVPPADVLEGRIVMKPLHRKYLSKLSFSGIDFFGERILREHHEQMEEEKQKTLLENDRNWKQVIERSRCQYWDDMSKEQSKENTTKIQQAFHEFTALYATSITKIEAILSDAATKEIERVKEAAFNKMASQYEALLQQQATMLYDRYTNKLFKEKTTQKEQFISVIENSRTEMGNKLHDINVEKHVAIEKLRIILECQNLACQVYVALKEREECKKEIELSKHEHKKKLKDFAAKMQMQNFEIKLAKEKEMRKKEFIQIWQRKICHVVKRFQEFVKYCLNTLPEQAEFFINMEKLMLLQLSESLENPSVESIFITEEETFHTPIPKPHPFYLFCDKGYKQKVEDDLCPKHCTSSASQLPVIVVNKKCIYSACDNFYNFAEKVQQLLQSRHDEDLIDDHDYKFDIPIKCTSSEQLGALKLESSLMQLLQKEFPNPRDVKIECCVCKIPTCYCDSPAKKASRRAMEELKEIETWRRKDFGPTIIPRSIELEHEREPKWESYIQYTRPKRCQCARRIKKDLKEHLPAYMLNVSTYNAPDLPNYETCTLDSLKKLVKKSRGRTSPKVEAVTTESKTRNVSTQYSDQEFELLCTCFSDEEADKLLYNLTKNSELLQKNEFKILDGSVSSMQLNSSINSFVHDRAHSLRRLLDNAPELEEIFIKENCNFND; encoded by the coding sequence atGTCAAAACTAAATGAGAATTATTatctaagaaaatattatcttaaaaatgaaCAAGTTCCAACTCAAAGTGTTATGAAGAATAAAATGTCACCAATGCTTGCtaacgtttattttaaatctatgaCGTCGAAATTAAAAGTACTTGCTGGTCTCGAGCCACCGATGAAAGGTGGAGGAAGTGACTGGTATGTACCACCAGCAGATGTACTAGAAGGAAGAATAGTAATGAAACCCCTACACaggaaatatttatcaaagttaaGTTTTAGTGGCATTGACTTTTTTGGCGAAAGAATACTCCGAGAGCACCATGAGCAAATGGAAGAAGAAAAACAGAAAACTTTACTAGAAAATGATAGAAATTGGAAACAAGTAATTGAGAGGAGTCGTTGCCAATACTGGGATGATATGTCGAAAGAACAATCTAAGGAAAATACTACGAAGATTCAACAGGCATTTCATGAATTTACCGCATTGTATGCGACATCCATAACTAAAATAGAAGCTATTCTATCTGACGCTGCTACCAAAGAAATCGAGCGTGTCAAAGAGGCAGCGTTCAATAAAATGGCTTCTCAATATGAAGCTCTTTTGCAACAACAAGCTACAATGCTATATGAcagatatacaaataaacttttcaAAGAAAAAACTACGCAGAAGGAGCAATTTATTTCTGTAATTGAAAATTCAAGGACAGAGATGGGAAATAAGCTTCATGATATAAATGTCGAAAAACATGTTGCTATTGAAAAACTCCGTATCATATTAGAATGTCAGAATTTAGCTTGTCAAGTTTATGTGGCATTAAAAGAACGAGAGGAATGTAAAAAAGAGATTGAGTTGTCTAAGCACGAGCATAAAAAGAAACTCAAAGATTTTGCTGCAAAAATGCAAATGCAAAATTTCGAAATCAAACTTGctaaagaaaaagaaatgagGAAAAAAGAATTCATACAGATATGGCAAAGAAAAATTTGTCATGTTGTAAAGAGATTTCAGGAGTTtgtgaaatattgtttaaatacctTGCCAGAGCAAGCAGAGTTCTTTATAAACATGGAAAAACTAATGCTTTTACAACTCAGCGAATCACTAGAAAATCCAAGTGTTGAAAGCATATTCATTACCGAAGAAGAGACCTTTCACACTCCAATTCCAAAACCACATCCATTTTACCTCTTTTGTGATAAGGGATATAAACAAAAGGTAGAAGATGATCTTTGCCCAAAGCATTGCACCTCTAGTGCATCGCAGTTGCCTGtaattgttgttaataaaaaatgtatttactcCGCTTGTGATAACTTTTATAACTTTGCTGAAAAAGTGCAACAGTTACTACAAAGTCGACATGACGAAGATTTAATTGATGACCATGACTACAAATTTGATATTCCAATTAAATGTACGTCGTCTGAGCAGCTGGGGGCATTGAAATTGGAGAGCTCCTTAATGCAACTCTTACAAAAAGAATTTCCTAATCCGAGAGATGTTAAAATTGAATGTTGCGTGTGTAAAATACCCACATGCTATTGTGATAGCCCAGCCAAGAAAGCGTCTCGTAGAGCTATGGAAGAATTGAAAGAAATAGAGACATGGCGCCGAAAAGATTTCGGTCCGACAATAATTCCAAGAAGTATTGAGCTGGAACACGAACGCGAGCCAAAATGGGaaagttatatacaatatactcgACCCAAAAGATGTCAATGTGCTAGGCGGATTAAAAAAGATTTGAAAGAACATCTTCCTGCTTATATGCTAAATGTGTCAACATACAATGCGCCAGATTTGCCGAATTACGAAACATGTACATTGGACAGCCTAAAAAAATTAGTTAAGAAGAGCCGAGGTAGAACATCTCCAAAAGTAGAGGCTGTGACAACGGAATCGAAAACAAGAAATGTTAGCACGCAATATTCGGATCAGGAATTTGAATTACTGTGTACTTGTTTCTCTGACGAAGAAGCAGACAAATTACTATACAACTTGACCAAAAATTCAGAACTACTTcagaaaaatgaatttaaaattttagatgGATCTGTTTCTTCGATGCAACTCAACAGTAGCATCAATTCTTTTGTCCATGATAGAGCTCATTCCTTGAGACGTTTACTAGATAATGCTCCAGAATTAgaggaaatatttattaaagaaaattgtaactttaatgattaa